A window from Dromaius novaehollandiae isolate bDroNov1 chromosome 1, bDroNov1.hap1, whole genome shotgun sequence encodes these proteins:
- the CHMP2B gene encoding charged multivesicular body protein 2b isoform X2: protein MASLFRKKTVDDIIKEQNRELRGTQRTITRDRAALEKQEKQLELEIKKMAKTGNKEACKVLAKQLVQLRKQKNRTYAVSSKVTSMSTQTKMMNSQMKMAGAMSTTAKTMQAVNKKMDPQKTLQTMQNFQKENMKMEMTEEMINDTLDDIFDASDEEEESQDIVNQVLDEIGIEISGKMAKAPSAARSLPSASTSKAATISDEEIERQLKALGVD from the exons ATGGCCTCGCTCTTCAGGAAGAAGACGGTGGACG ATATAATAAAGGAGCAGAATCGAGAGCTAAGAGGTACACAGAGGACTATTACCAGAGATAGAGCAGCacttgaaaaacaggaaaaacaactg gaactagaaataaagaaaatggcTAAGACTGGTAACAAAGAAGCCTGTAAAGTTCTAGCAAAACAGCTTGTGCAGCTTCGAAAGCAGAAAAATCGAACCTATGCTGTTAGCTCTAAAGTTACCTCTATGTCAACTCAAACAAAGATGATGAACTCTCAGATGAAGATGGCAGGAGCTATGTCAACTACAGCAAAA ACAATGCAAGCAGTTAACAAGAAAATGGACCCACAGAAGACACTGCAAACTATGCAGAACTTCCAGAAGGAAAATATGAAGATGGAAATGACTGAAGAAATGA ttAATGATACTCTGGATGATATTTTTGATGCATcggatgaagaggaagaaagccaGGATATTGTTAACCAAGTGCTTGATGAGATTGGAATCGAAATCTCTGGAAAG ATGGCCAAAGCTCCGTCAGCTGCCAGAAGCTTACCGTCTGCATCGACATCAAAAGCTGCTACTATTTCAGATGAAGAGATTGAACGGCAGCTCAAAGCTTTGGGAGTGGATTAG